One Mycobacterium kubicae genomic window carries:
- a CDS encoding helix-turn-helix domain-containing protein, with the protein MPRKTEPSAARPELIGIQEAADRLGVSYRSVRRYISAGRLNAVRVGPRLLKVRADDLDALMRPVGGAA; encoded by the coding sequence GTGCCCAGAAAGACCGAACCCTCCGCTGCACGCCCCGAGCTGATCGGCATTCAGGAAGCCGCCGACCGTCTTGGCGTCTCTTACCGCAGCGTTCGTCGCTACATTTCCGCCGGCCGGCTCAACGCCGTTCGGGTCGGGCCGCGGCTGTTAAAGGTTCGCGCCGACGACCTCGACGCCCTGATGCGGCCCGTCGGCGGCGCTGCCTGA
- a CDS encoding tyrosine-type recombinase/integrase — MARKRRGFGRLRQLPSGRWQAAYVGPDAKLHKAPRTYASEHDAEGWLAAERRKIDLGTWGAVERSDGVTLRRYADRWIEQRALRTRTQSLYESMLERLILPELGDAKLTALTPARVREWHAGLGTKHPTRNAHAYALLHAICATAVADELLDANPCRIRAAMQTKRRRSIDVLTPVQLDALAAAMPAELCASVLLAAWCGLRWGETSELRRRDVSADHSVLHIRRAVTYRAGRFTVGEPKTAAGSRDVTVPPHLRPILAAHLREHVGRGGEALLFADAGGTHLRPDRYRAHWEKARAAIGKPRFRVHDLRHVGAVLAAQSGATTAELMHRLGHTTPQMALRYQHVGEGRDAEIARRLSKLAVAG; from the coding sequence ATGGCGCGGAAACGGCGGGGATTCGGGCGGCTGCGGCAACTGCCGTCAGGGCGCTGGCAGGCCGCCTACGTCGGCCCCGATGCCAAGTTGCACAAGGCGCCGCGAACATACGCCAGCGAGCACGACGCGGAGGGCTGGCTCGCCGCCGAACGCCGCAAGATCGACCTCGGCACGTGGGGCGCCGTCGAACGCTCCGACGGTGTGACGCTACGCCGCTACGCCGACAGGTGGATAGAGCAGCGCGCCCTGCGGACCCGCACTCAGTCGCTGTACGAGTCGATGCTTGAGCGGCTGATCCTGCCCGAGCTCGGCGACGCGAAACTGACCGCTCTCACGCCGGCGCGAGTGCGCGAGTGGCACGCCGGGCTCGGCACCAAGCACCCGACCCGCAACGCTCACGCCTACGCCCTGCTGCACGCAATCTGCGCGACCGCGGTCGCCGACGAGTTGCTCGACGCCAACCCGTGCCGTATCCGGGCGGCGATGCAGACCAAGCGGCGCCGCTCGATCGACGTGCTCACGCCCGTCCAGCTCGACGCCCTGGCCGCGGCGATGCCGGCCGAACTGTGCGCGAGTGTGCTGCTCGCCGCGTGGTGCGGGCTGCGCTGGGGGGAGACCTCGGAGCTGCGCCGGCGTGACGTGAGCGCCGACCACAGCGTGCTTCACATTCGCCGCGCCGTCACCTACCGCGCCGGCCGATTCACCGTCGGCGAACCGAAAACCGCGGCCGGGTCGCGCGACGTGACCGTGCCGCCGCACCTGCGGCCCATCTTGGCGGCGCACCTGCGCGAGCACGTCGGCCGCGGCGGTGAGGCGCTGCTCTTCGCCGACGCCGGCGGCACTCACTTGAGGCCTGACCGCTACCGGGCGCATTGGGAGAAAGCGCGCGCCGCGATTGGCAAACCACGCTTTCGGGTGCACGACCTGCGGCACGTCGGCGCGGTGCTCGCGGCGCAGTCGGGTGCGACGACTGCCGAGCTGATGCATCGGCTCGGGCACACAACGCCGCAAATGGCGTTGCGGTATCAGCACGTCGGCGAGGGCCGCGACGCCGAAATCGCGCGCCGCCTGTCGAAGCTGGCGGTCGCAGGATGA
- a CDS encoding LLM class flavin-dependent oxidoreductase, with amino-acid sequence MKIACEVPWQSRQFTVPLERITRCEQLGFDAVFTAEGAGSDALTPLAYIAAHTSKIRLGTHVATVTARPATVLAQGLATIDAMAGGGRVIAGVGAGFPSIAEGWHGRPWGKPVRRMRDYVGVLRQAFASQGARDTSGNAIESTELYWEQSRARLANPVRCQSSETSLPYSGSGALGVLPWAMPVESGFEPEVHLAAVGPQMLELTAEIADGWFPWGFAPGMMPTFQRQLDAGFARRTDGKRRAEFDVWAIVDLLVCDDVAAGIDLFRAYVVEWSEYMRLQTEALGFTGLCDRLAELVAAGRRNEALAAVPDDYVDTAFLIGSHRRIAKRLQSWMESGATGLIFRYGPQVQVGAHDIAEDMDIWETIAKATS; translated from the coding sequence ATGAAGATCGCGTGCGAGGTGCCCTGGCAGAGTCGGCAATTCACCGTCCCGCTGGAGCGCATCACTCGCTGCGAGCAACTGGGGTTCGACGCGGTCTTCACCGCTGAGGGCGCGGGTTCGGACGCGCTGACGCCGCTGGCCTATATCGCGGCCCACACTTCGAAGATTCGGCTCGGCACGCACGTCGCGACGGTGACCGCGCGTCCGGCAACCGTGCTGGCACAGGGTCTGGCGACCATCGACGCGATGGCAGGTGGCGGCCGGGTGATCGCCGGTGTCGGCGCAGGGTTTCCCAGCATCGCAGAGGGCTGGCATGGCCGGCCCTGGGGAAAACCCGTGCGCCGAATGCGCGATTATGTCGGCGTCCTGCGTCAGGCTTTCGCGAGCCAGGGTGCGCGGGACACGAGCGGCAACGCGATAGAGAGCACCGAACTGTACTGGGAGCAGTCACGCGCACGCCTCGCCAATCCCGTACGGTGCCAGAGTTCGGAGACCAGCCTTCCCTACAGCGGCTCCGGCGCGCTGGGTGTCTTGCCGTGGGCCATGCCTGTCGAGTCCGGCTTCGAGCCGGAGGTGCACCTGGCCGCCGTCGGCCCGCAAATGCTCGAGTTGACCGCGGAAATCGCCGACGGATGGTTCCCATGGGGTTTCGCACCGGGAATGATGCCGACCTTTCAGCGGCAACTCGACGCCGGTTTTGCGCGCCGCACGGACGGCAAGAGGCGTGCCGAATTCGATGTCTGGGCGATCGTCGACCTCCTCGTCTGCGATGACGTCGCGGCCGGTATCGACCTCTTCCGCGCCTACGTCGTGGAGTGGTCGGAGTACATGCGGCTGCAAACCGAGGCGCTCGGGTTCACCGGCCTTTGCGACCGGCTCGCCGAGCTCGTGGCCGCGGGCCGCCGCAACGAGGCGCTCGCCGCCGTCCCCGACGACTACGTCGACACGGCATTCCTGATCGGCTCGCACCGGCGGATCGCCAAGCGTCTGCAGTCGTGGATGGAATCGGGTGCGACCGGTCTGATCTTCCGCTACGGACCGCAGGTTCAGGTCGGAGCCCACGACATCGCCGAGGACATGGACATCTGGGAGACGATCGCCAAGGCGACGAGCTAG